The Humulus lupulus chromosome 4, drHumLupu1.1, whole genome shotgun sequence genome has a window encoding:
- the LOC133829590 gene encoding auxin response factor 19-like isoform X2 — protein MKAPANGVGGASAAASPNPCEEKKSINPELWQACAGPLVNLPPAGTHVVYFPQGHSEQVAASMKKDVDAQIPNYPNLPSKLLCLLHSVTLHADPETDEVYAQMTLQPVHTVDKDALLRSDLALKTNKPQPEFFCKTLTASDTSTHGGFSVPRRAAEKIFPPLDFSMQPPAQELVARDLHDNVWTFRHIYRGQPKRHLLTTGWSLFVSGKRLFAGDSVLFIRDEKQHLLLGIRRANRQPTNLSSSVLSSDSMHIGILAAAAHAAANNSPFTVFYNPRASPSEFVIPLAKYYKAVCGNQISLGMRFRMMFETEESGTRRYMGTITGISDLDPARWKNSQWRNLQVGWDESTAGERRNRVSIWEIEPVTAPFFICPPPFFRSKRPRQPGMPDDESSDIDNLFKRTMPWLGDDIGMKDNQGFPGLSLVQWMNMQHNPALANSMQPNYMQHSFPGSAMQNLPGADITRQLGLSAPQISQANNLQFGSQRLPQQAQQHDQLPNLPSTMNSLGSIMQTQPQQQQMNDVTRQQRQGMVNQTVPSSQVQAQIMQSQNHVQTSNMLQQQTSMQSNQLQRNLPQNPQHQQQITSQNQQQNLMQSQLPDQMNQLQHMSDNQLHYQLLHKLQQQQQSILAQQSSLHPPAQHAQIQDQQRQTLDSQSFSRSSTPSQVLEMPQMVTNSLPQPNITQQLTQNNINQTNTRFSQTPHQPKLQHQQHGMLSEMPGNMGHPPNSITNHVSSGGNSAVTGVVGAGQSGITDDVPSCSTSPSTNNCSNGVQPVMNSRVHRSTVMVEDMAQSAATILSPSGLETMSSNVNFVKDFHQKSEVKPSLNIPRSQSQGICTPHTYLNGAAQTDYLDTSSSTTSVCLSQNDVNLQQNNNHFTFNTQSMLFREASQDREVQANQGNNVSYGNNTIDGQLPVPLNPDALLTKELVGLGKDFPNNLSTGDLLSNYENSKDAQQELSSSMVSQSFGVPDMTFNSIDSTINDGSFLNRGPWAPAQQFQRMRTYTKVYKRGAVGRSIDITRYSGYDELKQDLARRFGIEGQLEDRQRVGWKLVYVDHEKDVLLVGDDPWQEFVNCVRCIKILSPQEVQQMSLDGDFGGSGPLPNQACSSSDGGNA, from the exons ATGAAGGCTCCGGCGAACGGTGTTGGCGGTGCCTCTGCGGCAGCTTCTCCTAATCCATGCGAAG AGAAGAAGAGCATAAACCCGGAATTATGGCAGGCGTGCGCTGGGCCACTGGTGAACTTACCGCCGGCTGGGACCCACGTGGTCTACTTTCCTCAAGGCCACAGTGAACAG GTTGCAGCATCtatgaagaaagatgtagatgCTCAAATCCCCAACTACCCAAATTTGCCATCCAAGCTATTGTGCCTTCTTCACAGTGTGACCCTTCAT GCTGACCCAGAAACAGATGAAGTATATGCTCAGATGACACTCCAACCGGTTCATACC GTCGATAAAGATGCACTGCTGAGGTCTGACCTTGCTCTCAAGACAAATAAACCCCAACCCGAGTTTTTCTGTAAAACTCTGACAGCAAGTGATACAAGTACTCATGGAGGTTTCTCTGTGCCCCGTCGTGCAGCAGAGAAGATTTTTCCACCTCTT GATTTCTCGATGCAACCACCTGCTCAAGAACTTGTTGCCAGGGATTTGCATGATAATGTTTGGACCTTTCGCCATATCTACCGGG GACAACCGAAACGCCACTTGCTTACAACTGGATGGAGTCTATTTGTCAGTGGAAAGAGGCTTTTTGCTGGTGACTCTGTTCTATTTATCAG GGATGAAAAGCAACATCTACTTCTCGGTATTAGACGAGCCAACAGGCAACCGACGAACCTATCATCATCTGTATTGTCAAGTGACAGTATGCATATTGGAATTCTGGCAGCTGCCGCTCACGCTGCAGCCAACAATAGTCCCTTCACGGTGTTCTACAATCCTAG GGCTAGTCCATCAGAATTTGTTATTCCTTTAGCCAAGTACTACAAGGCAGTGTGTGGAAACCAAATATCACTTGGCATGCGTTTTCGTATGATGTTTGAAACCGAAGAGTCTGGAACAAGAAG GTATATGGGTACAATCACGGGTATTAGTGATCTTGATCCCGCTAGATGGAAGAATTCACAATGGCGTAATTTGCAG GTCGGTTGGGACGAATCAACTGCTGGGGAAAGGCGTAATAGGGTCTCGATCTGGGAGATTGAACCTGTTACAGCTCCATTTTTTATCTGCCCCCCTCCATTTTTCAGATCAAAACGTCCTAGGCAACCGGGAATGCCAG ACGACGAATCCTCCGACATAGATAACTTGTTTAAGAGAACAATGCCTTGGCTTGGAGATGATATTGGCATGAAGGACAACCAGGGTTTTCCTGGCTTAAGCTTAGTCCAGTGGATGAACATGCAGCACAACCCTGCCTTAGCCAACTCCATGCAACCAAATTACATGCAGCATTCCTTTCCGGGTTCAGCTATGCAAAATCTTCCTGGAGCCGATATTACTCGGCAATTGGGCTTGTCAGCACCTCAAATATCTCAGGCAAACAACTTACAGTTCGGTTCCCAAAGGCTACCTCAACAAGCACAACAACACGATCAACTCCCGAATTTGCCTTCCACAATGAACTCTCTAGGATCCATTATGCAAACAcagccacaacaacaacaaatgaACGATGTTACCCGGCAACAAAGACAAGGTATGGTTAATCAAACCGTACCTTCAAGTCAAGTTCAAGCACAGATTATGCAATCTCAGAATCATGTCCAAACAAGCAATATGCTTCAGCAACAAACTTCCATGCAAAGCAATCAGCTTCAGAGAAACCTCCCTCAAAATCCACAGCACCAGCAACAAATTACAAGCCAGAACCAACAACAAAATCTAATGCAGTCTCAACTACCTGATCAAATGAACCAGTTACAACATATGTCAGACAATCAGCTCCATTATCAGTTGTTACATAAGCTCCAACAACAACAACAGTCAATTTTAGCTCAACAGTCATCACTGCATCCACCTGCTCAACATGCTCAAATCCAGGATCAGCAGAGGCAAACTTTGGACTCCCAGAGTTTCTCCAGGTCTTCTACTCCCAGCCAAGTATTGGAGATGCCACAAATGGTGACAAACTCGCTCCCTCAACCAAACATCACACAACAACTGACTCAGAATAACATCAATCAAACCAACACAAGATTTTCTCAAACACCCCATCAACCTAAGCTTCAACATCAGCAACATGGCATGTTGTCTGAAATGCCTGGGAACATGGGACATCCCCCAAACTCAATAACAAATCATGTTTCTTCGGGTGGTAACAGTGCAGTGACAGGAGTTGTGGGAGCAGGGCAGTCTGGGATAACTGATGATGTTCCATCTTGTTCGACATCTCCTTCTACAAATAATTGTTCAAATGGAGTTCAACCAGTTATGAACAGTAGGGTTCATCGAAGTACAGTCATGGTGGAAGACATGGCTCAATCTGCTGCCACTATCTTGAGTCCTAGTGGCTTGGAAACAATGTCATCCAATGTTAACTTTGTTAAAGATTTCCACCAAAAGTCTGAAGTTAAGCCTTCATTAAACATCCCTAGAAGTCAGAGTCAAGGAATCTGTACCCCACACACATACCTAAATGGAGCTGCCCAAACAGATTACTTGGATACATCATCTTCAACAACTTCAGTTTGCCTTTCGCAGAATGATGTGAATTTACAGCAGAATAACAATCATTTCACTTTCAATACGCAGTCAATGCTTTTTAGAGAAGCTAGTCAAGATAGGGAGGTTCAGGCGAATCAAGGAAACAATGTTTCTTATGGGAATAATACCATTGATGGCCAATTACCGGTGCCTTTGAACCCTGATGCTTTATTGACTAAGGAATTGGTGGGGTTAGGAAAAGATTTTCCAAATAATCTTTCAACCGGAGACCTGCTGAGCAACTATGAAAATTCAAAAGATGCTCAACAGGAACTTTCGTCTTCAATGGTTTCCCAGTCATTTGGTGTTCCTGATATGACATTTAACTCAATTGACTCGACAATCAATGATGGCAGCTTCTTGAACAGGGGGCCGTGGGCACCAGCACAGCAGTTTCAACGAATGCGAACATATACCAAG GTTTACAAACGTGGAGCTGTGGGAAGGTCTATTGATATTACTCGATATTCAGGTTATGATGAGCTTAAACAAGATCTTGCTCGTAGATTTGGTATCGAGGGACAGTTAGAGGATAGACAGAGAGTAGGCTGGAAACTAGTGTATGTGGATCATGAAAAGGATGTTCTTCTGGTTGGAGATGACCCTTGGCA GGAGTTTGTCAACTGTGTTCGCTGCATTAAGATCCTCTCCCCACAAGAAGTCCAGCAAATGAGCTTGGATGGAGATTTCGGAGGCAGCGGTCCACTTCCAAATCAAGCTTGCAGCAGTTCTGATGGTGGGAATGCATAA
- the LOC133829590 gene encoding auxin response factor 19-like isoform X1 produces MKAPANGVGGASAAASPNPCEVTEKKSINPELWQACAGPLVNLPPAGTHVVYFPQGHSEQVAASMKKDVDAQIPNYPNLPSKLLCLLHSVTLHADPETDEVYAQMTLQPVHTVDKDALLRSDLALKTNKPQPEFFCKTLTASDTSTHGGFSVPRRAAEKIFPPLDFSMQPPAQELVARDLHDNVWTFRHIYRGQPKRHLLTTGWSLFVSGKRLFAGDSVLFIRDEKQHLLLGIRRANRQPTNLSSSVLSSDSMHIGILAAAAHAAANNSPFTVFYNPRASPSEFVIPLAKYYKAVCGNQISLGMRFRMMFETEESGTRRYMGTITGISDLDPARWKNSQWRNLQVGWDESTAGERRNRVSIWEIEPVTAPFFICPPPFFRSKRPRQPGMPDDESSDIDNLFKRTMPWLGDDIGMKDNQGFPGLSLVQWMNMQHNPALANSMQPNYMQHSFPGSAMQNLPGADITRQLGLSAPQISQANNLQFGSQRLPQQAQQHDQLPNLPSTMNSLGSIMQTQPQQQQMNDVTRQQRQGMVNQTVPSSQVQAQIMQSQNHVQTSNMLQQQTSMQSNQLQRNLPQNPQHQQQITSQNQQQNLMQSQLPDQMNQLQHMSDNQLHYQLLHKLQQQQQSILAQQSSLHPPAQHAQIQDQQRQTLDSQSFSRSSTPSQVLEMPQMVTNSLPQPNITQQLTQNNINQTNTRFSQTPHQPKLQHQQHGMLSEMPGNMGHPPNSITNHVSSGGNSAVTGVVGAGQSGITDDVPSCSTSPSTNNCSNGVQPVMNSRVHRSTVMVEDMAQSAATILSPSGLETMSSNVNFVKDFHQKSEVKPSLNIPRSQSQGICTPHTYLNGAAQTDYLDTSSSTTSVCLSQNDVNLQQNNNHFTFNTQSMLFREASQDREVQANQGNNVSYGNNTIDGQLPVPLNPDALLTKELVGLGKDFPNNLSTGDLLSNYENSKDAQQELSSSMVSQSFGVPDMTFNSIDSTINDGSFLNRGPWAPAQQFQRMRTYTKVYKRGAVGRSIDITRYSGYDELKQDLARRFGIEGQLEDRQRVGWKLVYVDHEKDVLLVGDDPWQEFVNCVRCIKILSPQEVQQMSLDGDFGGSGPLPNQACSSSDGGNA; encoded by the exons ATGAAGGCTCCGGCGAACGGTGTTGGCGGTGCCTCTGCGGCAGCTTCTCCTAATCCATGCGAAG TAACAGAGAAGAAGAGCATAAACCCGGAATTATGGCAGGCGTGCGCTGGGCCACTGGTGAACTTACCGCCGGCTGGGACCCACGTGGTCTACTTTCCTCAAGGCCACAGTGAACAG GTTGCAGCATCtatgaagaaagatgtagatgCTCAAATCCCCAACTACCCAAATTTGCCATCCAAGCTATTGTGCCTTCTTCACAGTGTGACCCTTCAT GCTGACCCAGAAACAGATGAAGTATATGCTCAGATGACACTCCAACCGGTTCATACC GTCGATAAAGATGCACTGCTGAGGTCTGACCTTGCTCTCAAGACAAATAAACCCCAACCCGAGTTTTTCTGTAAAACTCTGACAGCAAGTGATACAAGTACTCATGGAGGTTTCTCTGTGCCCCGTCGTGCAGCAGAGAAGATTTTTCCACCTCTT GATTTCTCGATGCAACCACCTGCTCAAGAACTTGTTGCCAGGGATTTGCATGATAATGTTTGGACCTTTCGCCATATCTACCGGG GACAACCGAAACGCCACTTGCTTACAACTGGATGGAGTCTATTTGTCAGTGGAAAGAGGCTTTTTGCTGGTGACTCTGTTCTATTTATCAG GGATGAAAAGCAACATCTACTTCTCGGTATTAGACGAGCCAACAGGCAACCGACGAACCTATCATCATCTGTATTGTCAAGTGACAGTATGCATATTGGAATTCTGGCAGCTGCCGCTCACGCTGCAGCCAACAATAGTCCCTTCACGGTGTTCTACAATCCTAG GGCTAGTCCATCAGAATTTGTTATTCCTTTAGCCAAGTACTACAAGGCAGTGTGTGGAAACCAAATATCACTTGGCATGCGTTTTCGTATGATGTTTGAAACCGAAGAGTCTGGAACAAGAAG GTATATGGGTACAATCACGGGTATTAGTGATCTTGATCCCGCTAGATGGAAGAATTCACAATGGCGTAATTTGCAG GTCGGTTGGGACGAATCAACTGCTGGGGAAAGGCGTAATAGGGTCTCGATCTGGGAGATTGAACCTGTTACAGCTCCATTTTTTATCTGCCCCCCTCCATTTTTCAGATCAAAACGTCCTAGGCAACCGGGAATGCCAG ACGACGAATCCTCCGACATAGATAACTTGTTTAAGAGAACAATGCCTTGGCTTGGAGATGATATTGGCATGAAGGACAACCAGGGTTTTCCTGGCTTAAGCTTAGTCCAGTGGATGAACATGCAGCACAACCCTGCCTTAGCCAACTCCATGCAACCAAATTACATGCAGCATTCCTTTCCGGGTTCAGCTATGCAAAATCTTCCTGGAGCCGATATTACTCGGCAATTGGGCTTGTCAGCACCTCAAATATCTCAGGCAAACAACTTACAGTTCGGTTCCCAAAGGCTACCTCAACAAGCACAACAACACGATCAACTCCCGAATTTGCCTTCCACAATGAACTCTCTAGGATCCATTATGCAAACAcagccacaacaacaacaaatgaACGATGTTACCCGGCAACAAAGACAAGGTATGGTTAATCAAACCGTACCTTCAAGTCAAGTTCAAGCACAGATTATGCAATCTCAGAATCATGTCCAAACAAGCAATATGCTTCAGCAACAAACTTCCATGCAAAGCAATCAGCTTCAGAGAAACCTCCCTCAAAATCCACAGCACCAGCAACAAATTACAAGCCAGAACCAACAACAAAATCTAATGCAGTCTCAACTACCTGATCAAATGAACCAGTTACAACATATGTCAGACAATCAGCTCCATTATCAGTTGTTACATAAGCTCCAACAACAACAACAGTCAATTTTAGCTCAACAGTCATCACTGCATCCACCTGCTCAACATGCTCAAATCCAGGATCAGCAGAGGCAAACTTTGGACTCCCAGAGTTTCTCCAGGTCTTCTACTCCCAGCCAAGTATTGGAGATGCCACAAATGGTGACAAACTCGCTCCCTCAACCAAACATCACACAACAACTGACTCAGAATAACATCAATCAAACCAACACAAGATTTTCTCAAACACCCCATCAACCTAAGCTTCAACATCAGCAACATGGCATGTTGTCTGAAATGCCTGGGAACATGGGACATCCCCCAAACTCAATAACAAATCATGTTTCTTCGGGTGGTAACAGTGCAGTGACAGGAGTTGTGGGAGCAGGGCAGTCTGGGATAACTGATGATGTTCCATCTTGTTCGACATCTCCTTCTACAAATAATTGTTCAAATGGAGTTCAACCAGTTATGAACAGTAGGGTTCATCGAAGTACAGTCATGGTGGAAGACATGGCTCAATCTGCTGCCACTATCTTGAGTCCTAGTGGCTTGGAAACAATGTCATCCAATGTTAACTTTGTTAAAGATTTCCACCAAAAGTCTGAAGTTAAGCCTTCATTAAACATCCCTAGAAGTCAGAGTCAAGGAATCTGTACCCCACACACATACCTAAATGGAGCTGCCCAAACAGATTACTTGGATACATCATCTTCAACAACTTCAGTTTGCCTTTCGCAGAATGATGTGAATTTACAGCAGAATAACAATCATTTCACTTTCAATACGCAGTCAATGCTTTTTAGAGAAGCTAGTCAAGATAGGGAGGTTCAGGCGAATCAAGGAAACAATGTTTCTTATGGGAATAATACCATTGATGGCCAATTACCGGTGCCTTTGAACCCTGATGCTTTATTGACTAAGGAATTGGTGGGGTTAGGAAAAGATTTTCCAAATAATCTTTCAACCGGAGACCTGCTGAGCAACTATGAAAATTCAAAAGATGCTCAACAGGAACTTTCGTCTTCAATGGTTTCCCAGTCATTTGGTGTTCCTGATATGACATTTAACTCAATTGACTCGACAATCAATGATGGCAGCTTCTTGAACAGGGGGCCGTGGGCACCAGCACAGCAGTTTCAACGAATGCGAACATATACCAAG GTTTACAAACGTGGAGCTGTGGGAAGGTCTATTGATATTACTCGATATTCAGGTTATGATGAGCTTAAACAAGATCTTGCTCGTAGATTTGGTATCGAGGGACAGTTAGAGGATAGACAGAGAGTAGGCTGGAAACTAGTGTATGTGGATCATGAAAAGGATGTTCTTCTGGTTGGAGATGACCCTTGGCA GGAGTTTGTCAACTGTGTTCGCTGCATTAAGATCCTCTCCCCACAAGAAGTCCAGCAAATGAGCTTGGATGGAGATTTCGGAGGCAGCGGTCCACTTCCAAATCAAGCTTGCAGCAGTTCTGATGGTGGGAATGCATAA
- the LOC133829590 gene encoding auxin response factor 19-like isoform X3, producing MKKDVDAQIPNYPNLPSKLLCLLHSVTLHADPETDEVYAQMTLQPVHTVDKDALLRSDLALKTNKPQPEFFCKTLTASDTSTHGGFSVPRRAAEKIFPPLDFSMQPPAQELVARDLHDNVWTFRHIYRGQPKRHLLTTGWSLFVSGKRLFAGDSVLFIRDEKQHLLLGIRRANRQPTNLSSSVLSSDSMHIGILAAAAHAAANNSPFTVFYNPRASPSEFVIPLAKYYKAVCGNQISLGMRFRMMFETEESGTRRYMGTITGISDLDPARWKNSQWRNLQVGWDESTAGERRNRVSIWEIEPVTAPFFICPPPFFRSKRPRQPGMPDDESSDIDNLFKRTMPWLGDDIGMKDNQGFPGLSLVQWMNMQHNPALANSMQPNYMQHSFPGSAMQNLPGADITRQLGLSAPQISQANNLQFGSQRLPQQAQQHDQLPNLPSTMNSLGSIMQTQPQQQQMNDVTRQQRQGMVNQTVPSSQVQAQIMQSQNHVQTSNMLQQQTSMQSNQLQRNLPQNPQHQQQITSQNQQQNLMQSQLPDQMNQLQHMSDNQLHYQLLHKLQQQQQSILAQQSSLHPPAQHAQIQDQQRQTLDSQSFSRSSTPSQVLEMPQMVTNSLPQPNITQQLTQNNINQTNTRFSQTPHQPKLQHQQHGMLSEMPGNMGHPPNSITNHVSSGGNSAVTGVVGAGQSGITDDVPSCSTSPSTNNCSNGVQPVMNSRVHRSTVMVEDMAQSAATILSPSGLETMSSNVNFVKDFHQKSEVKPSLNIPRSQSQGICTPHTYLNGAAQTDYLDTSSSTTSVCLSQNDVNLQQNNNHFTFNTQSMLFREASQDREVQANQGNNVSYGNNTIDGQLPVPLNPDALLTKELVGLGKDFPNNLSTGDLLSNYENSKDAQQELSSSMVSQSFGVPDMTFNSIDSTINDGSFLNRGPWAPAQQFQRMRTYTKVYKRGAVGRSIDITRYSGYDELKQDLARRFGIEGQLEDRQRVGWKLVYVDHEKDVLLVGDDPWQEFVNCVRCIKILSPQEVQQMSLDGDFGGSGPLPNQACSSSDGGNA from the exons atgaagaaagatgtagatgCTCAAATCCCCAACTACCCAAATTTGCCATCCAAGCTATTGTGCCTTCTTCACAGTGTGACCCTTCAT GCTGACCCAGAAACAGATGAAGTATATGCTCAGATGACACTCCAACCGGTTCATACC GTCGATAAAGATGCACTGCTGAGGTCTGACCTTGCTCTCAAGACAAATAAACCCCAACCCGAGTTTTTCTGTAAAACTCTGACAGCAAGTGATACAAGTACTCATGGAGGTTTCTCTGTGCCCCGTCGTGCAGCAGAGAAGATTTTTCCACCTCTT GATTTCTCGATGCAACCACCTGCTCAAGAACTTGTTGCCAGGGATTTGCATGATAATGTTTGGACCTTTCGCCATATCTACCGGG GACAACCGAAACGCCACTTGCTTACAACTGGATGGAGTCTATTTGTCAGTGGAAAGAGGCTTTTTGCTGGTGACTCTGTTCTATTTATCAG GGATGAAAAGCAACATCTACTTCTCGGTATTAGACGAGCCAACAGGCAACCGACGAACCTATCATCATCTGTATTGTCAAGTGACAGTATGCATATTGGAATTCTGGCAGCTGCCGCTCACGCTGCAGCCAACAATAGTCCCTTCACGGTGTTCTACAATCCTAG GGCTAGTCCATCAGAATTTGTTATTCCTTTAGCCAAGTACTACAAGGCAGTGTGTGGAAACCAAATATCACTTGGCATGCGTTTTCGTATGATGTTTGAAACCGAAGAGTCTGGAACAAGAAG GTATATGGGTACAATCACGGGTATTAGTGATCTTGATCCCGCTAGATGGAAGAATTCACAATGGCGTAATTTGCAG GTCGGTTGGGACGAATCAACTGCTGGGGAAAGGCGTAATAGGGTCTCGATCTGGGAGATTGAACCTGTTACAGCTCCATTTTTTATCTGCCCCCCTCCATTTTTCAGATCAAAACGTCCTAGGCAACCGGGAATGCCAG ACGACGAATCCTCCGACATAGATAACTTGTTTAAGAGAACAATGCCTTGGCTTGGAGATGATATTGGCATGAAGGACAACCAGGGTTTTCCTGGCTTAAGCTTAGTCCAGTGGATGAACATGCAGCACAACCCTGCCTTAGCCAACTCCATGCAACCAAATTACATGCAGCATTCCTTTCCGGGTTCAGCTATGCAAAATCTTCCTGGAGCCGATATTACTCGGCAATTGGGCTTGTCAGCACCTCAAATATCTCAGGCAAACAACTTACAGTTCGGTTCCCAAAGGCTACCTCAACAAGCACAACAACACGATCAACTCCCGAATTTGCCTTCCACAATGAACTCTCTAGGATCCATTATGCAAACAcagccacaacaacaacaaatgaACGATGTTACCCGGCAACAAAGACAAGGTATGGTTAATCAAACCGTACCTTCAAGTCAAGTTCAAGCACAGATTATGCAATCTCAGAATCATGTCCAAACAAGCAATATGCTTCAGCAACAAACTTCCATGCAAAGCAATCAGCTTCAGAGAAACCTCCCTCAAAATCCACAGCACCAGCAACAAATTACAAGCCAGAACCAACAACAAAATCTAATGCAGTCTCAACTACCTGATCAAATGAACCAGTTACAACATATGTCAGACAATCAGCTCCATTATCAGTTGTTACATAAGCTCCAACAACAACAACAGTCAATTTTAGCTCAACAGTCATCACTGCATCCACCTGCTCAACATGCTCAAATCCAGGATCAGCAGAGGCAAACTTTGGACTCCCAGAGTTTCTCCAGGTCTTCTACTCCCAGCCAAGTATTGGAGATGCCACAAATGGTGACAAACTCGCTCCCTCAACCAAACATCACACAACAACTGACTCAGAATAACATCAATCAAACCAACACAAGATTTTCTCAAACACCCCATCAACCTAAGCTTCAACATCAGCAACATGGCATGTTGTCTGAAATGCCTGGGAACATGGGACATCCCCCAAACTCAATAACAAATCATGTTTCTTCGGGTGGTAACAGTGCAGTGACAGGAGTTGTGGGAGCAGGGCAGTCTGGGATAACTGATGATGTTCCATCTTGTTCGACATCTCCTTCTACAAATAATTGTTCAAATGGAGTTCAACCAGTTATGAACAGTAGGGTTCATCGAAGTACAGTCATGGTGGAAGACATGGCTCAATCTGCTGCCACTATCTTGAGTCCTAGTGGCTTGGAAACAATGTCATCCAATGTTAACTTTGTTAAAGATTTCCACCAAAAGTCTGAAGTTAAGCCTTCATTAAACATCCCTAGAAGTCAGAGTCAAGGAATCTGTACCCCACACACATACCTAAATGGAGCTGCCCAAACAGATTACTTGGATACATCATCTTCAACAACTTCAGTTTGCCTTTCGCAGAATGATGTGAATTTACAGCAGAATAACAATCATTTCACTTTCAATACGCAGTCAATGCTTTTTAGAGAAGCTAGTCAAGATAGGGAGGTTCAGGCGAATCAAGGAAACAATGTTTCTTATGGGAATAATACCATTGATGGCCAATTACCGGTGCCTTTGAACCCTGATGCTTTATTGACTAAGGAATTGGTGGGGTTAGGAAAAGATTTTCCAAATAATCTTTCAACCGGAGACCTGCTGAGCAACTATGAAAATTCAAAAGATGCTCAACAGGAACTTTCGTCTTCAATGGTTTCCCAGTCATTTGGTGTTCCTGATATGACATTTAACTCAATTGACTCGACAATCAATGATGGCAGCTTCTTGAACAGGGGGCCGTGGGCACCAGCACAGCAGTTTCAACGAATGCGAACATATACCAAG GTTTACAAACGTGGAGCTGTGGGAAGGTCTATTGATATTACTCGATATTCAGGTTATGATGAGCTTAAACAAGATCTTGCTCGTAGATTTGGTATCGAGGGACAGTTAGAGGATAGACAGAGAGTAGGCTGGAAACTAGTGTATGTGGATCATGAAAAGGATGTTCTTCTGGTTGGAGATGACCCTTGGCA GGAGTTTGTCAACTGTGTTCGCTGCATTAAGATCCTCTCCCCACAAGAAGTCCAGCAAATGAGCTTGGATGGAGATTTCGGAGGCAGCGGTCCACTTCCAAATCAAGCTTGCAGCAGTTCTGATGGTGGGAATGCATAA